GGTCTATCTGGCTGTCATGGACCGACGCAGTGGTCGTTTCAAGTTCTCGGATGAGACCAAAGTCATTATCTACCTTGCTATGGAGTTTGTAGCCAAAATAGGATTTATTGCTCTCCTTCGCCCACGTTCCGTTGGCGCTTCGCCGCGTCTTCGCCTCCTTGCCGCGTGGCGTGTCCGTCTTCGCATGCCCAGGATCCGCGGTGATAAAAGTCGCGTCCTGAACGGCTGCTTTAACTTAATGAGACAAATCTGGGCGCACGCCTCCTCTTTACGAACTCCGAGGCGTCCATATAGAATCGATTCCAGTGGATCTATCAGAAGGTGAAGGGCGCGAAGAGGCGCTTAAAAATCGAACGTGGCTACCGCGCGTCATCTTGCAGAGTCGGTCTATTGGGTATTAACGAAGCAGGAAGCTTGTAAACAACCTAAGGTAAAGAGCATCGTCTTCTCCCTGATCACTTCGAGGATCGTCAAAATGGGTAGAGCCCGCCGTTGACGATGCGTAACCATGTGCCGAGGAAAGCACGAAAAGATGAATGTCGCTTGATGTGAACGGTGAGGGTAAAGTATAGATAGGATCAGAACGCATGGCTAAATAGGGCGAGGTATTTTTTAGAGAGGAGAAGTGCCACTTTTTTAAACTGATAGAATAAAATTTTTCAGAGAGAAATGGGTAGATTCAAGGATTTAGCGGGCGGGTATCTTGATGCATATCTTCAAAAACAAGGAAAGGCAATTGTTGATTTAAAACGTTTGGAAGAAAAAGGGATATATGCTGTAGTTCCTAGCCCTTTTGGATCGTACAAAACAGTTATCATAAAAAAGATTTATTATGAATGGGATCAATACCCTTTATTACATCCAGATAAAATTTTTAAAAATGATATAATTCTTGATCTCGGCGCTACCGTTGGGGATATTTCAATACCTTTAGCTTTGTATGGCTGTACCGTCTTTTCAGTTGAACCCGTATATTACGATAAATTATTACTGAATCTTAAATTAAACGGAGTTGAAGGTAAAATTATACCGTTACAGTTTGCTATTGCAGAAGATACAAAAGAAATTATAGTACAATGGCATAATGAAAAAGTTACAGTACCAACGAAACCTCTTAGATATTTTTTGGAGTTGATTAGAAATAAAGGATATGAACCTACAATTCTCAAAAGCGATATAGAGGGTGCAGAGTGGAGTTTTAGAGATGCGGATTTGTTAGGATTTAGAATAATTGAGATGGAAGTTCATAACGGCAATGAATTTGAATATGTCGATAGGTTAAAAGAGTTAGGATATACTGTTTCGTATTCATGGTGGTATTCTAATGATAAACCTACTTATTTATTAGTCCATGGAGAAAAAAAGGAGGACAAAAACTGCTAGGTAGTTTTATGCTAACTTCAAAGTAAATATGGCTCGGGAGAGCTAAGTGTCTTTTCTTTTTCCCGAGTTGTAGAATGGAGAAGCGCGGGCAAAAAGCAAAAGGGCGGATTGAGCGAGCAGAAAGTGTGTTTCCCTATATCTATCTCAGTGGATTTTGATTTAGCCCTTTTCAACGCCCAGCCATTTTTCTCCTGCTTCCTTTCGTCTCTCGCAGGTCTTTTTGGGGGTTTTTACGCTTTTTCGACGTTATTTTCCTTTTTTCCTCGTTTTTTCTCGAAAGCTCACGCTACCTCAAATCACTCCTTACCGCTCGAAATTCCGTAACCGGAACAGTTTGAAGCTAAAAGGTCATATTCACGTTGACCCGCACTACCGTGGTAAGCTGCACGTGCCCAGCGGTGAATACATCCTTGATCGCATTGTGACGTTCACCAGTGGCTCTCTTTTTGTTGATGCGGCGATTTCGCAGCGTATCACAGATGCCGATATGATGATCACGAGCCCCGCGTTTCATCGTCGCGGAATAGCCCCTGCATCCCGCACCCTGATATCCCTTATCGCGATAGGCGACCTCGCCCTCGTTGGAGAGGTCTATCTGGCTGTCATGGACCGACGCAGTGGTCGTTTCGAGCTCTCGTATGAGACCAAAGTCTGTATCTACCTTGGTGTGGACTTTATAGCCAAAAGAGGTTTTATTGTTCTTCTTCGCCCACGTCCCGTTGGCGCTTCGCCGCGTCTTCGCCTCATCGCCGCGTGGCGTGTCCGTCTTCGCATGCCCAGAATCCGCGGTGATAAAAGTCGCGTCCTGAACGACTCCTTTTCGCACCTGCAGGCCGAGCGCACCAAGCTGCCGCTGGAGCTCCGCCCAGATCGCTTGATCTCTGCCGGTCTCTGCCTACCGCTCTCGAAACCTCCAGACGGTCGTAAAATCAGGAATAGTCTGTGGAAACCCGAGGAACCCTGAACGAGAGCCGATCCGCGACCTTTTTCTCCCGTTCGGGATCAGAGAGCCCGTGCCACTGCGGAAGCACCGCAGCTTGATCATCAGCACTTCATCGTTTTTCGGTCGACCGACTCGTTCGCTCTTGTTATCGTACAGCTCGGCCACTATCGGACGGAACGCTTCCCAATCAAGCAACGATTCTATCTCTGCAAGTTTATCGCCGAGTTATGCCACCCGCTTGTTCGCCTCGTTCAAGCCCCCCGCGAGTGATATTGGGTAATCACGTTACATCTACCACTACCGGTGATCTTCTGCAGCTTTTGAATCATCTTTTGAGCCTTATCTCCCTCGGAGCTCCTCGTTAAGGTACCTAAACAACTCCCTTATATTTAAGGTATACAGAAAGAAATCGAGGTCTTCTCTAGTAAATTCCCTGAATACAACCAGAAGTACAAAGTAAAGGAGTAAGCCACCCACTACTATCCCCAATAATTCGTACCATCTTCCAATAGCCATAATATTATTTGTATAAAGCACGATAGCGCCCATCAATGCAGCAGCAATGACATGCCACATAATACGTCCCGATCCTTTTATTCCGATGAGCTTCAAGGCAACCTGTTTGATATAAATCAGTCCTACAAAATATGCTACAACCGTTGCTATTGCTGCTCCGAGCGCTCCTAAACCCGCGCATTGTAGCCCGATTATTTCTAGTTCTTGCGGAATTAAGACAAGGTTGAGTGTAATATTTAATATAAGCATTATAATAACTCTATTACGTACTTTTTGCGGCTCGTTCATGCCCTGTAAATTGCTCACATACGGTAGCGATAACGTCTCAAGTACTACAAAAAAGGGTAAGATACGCAAGACTTGTACTGCTGGCAGGTACTGATCACTGATCAATATGTGTATTACCGGTTCTGCCAGAGCGGCCAGCAAAACAACGAGCGGAAAAACGATCATGCTTAAATAGCGCTCAGATTGTAAAAAGAGTTTTCTCACGCCTTCAATGTTGTTGATCGCATGATATTCAGATATAGCCGGAAATAAAAGCGTTCCAACGGCATATACAAATAAAAGGACGAAGTGAGACAGATTGAACACGGCAAAATATTCGCCGACCTGCGTGGCACCCCAGAAAAACTGGATGAAGACCTTATCCATGCTCGTCATGATGATATAGGCGGCTGATGCCAGTGCCATAGGACGAGCAAACCGGAGATAATCACGGAAATAGTCTGCAGAGGGTCTACCGAACGAATAATTACGGAAGAAAAAAAGCGCGAGACTAAATTGAAAGAGTTCACCGAAAAGATAGGTGTAAGCCAGCGCTAATGCGCCCCATCCCAAATAAGCGACAACTATAGTTGCAACAACTCGTGCCAGTGTGGCCACAAAATGCGGTAGCTGTGACTTAGCGATTTCCTGTCGCGCGTTAAACGTAAAAATCATCGTTCGGGTAACGCCGAGCAAAAGGAAGGAAGCGAGAAGAATATAGACAGCGGATTCATGGTATGGAGTCTCAAAACTGTTACCAACTACATACTTCCATACCGCCAGAGAACCAATAACGACGCTTGCCATCAAACCAGCTAAAGCGAGCTTTGTCACCGCAAAGGTAGCTATGCACGTTTCCAGGTCCCGGCCTTCTGAGACCCTCTTTATATGCGCAGCATTAAATCCAAGGTCACTCAAAAAAGAAAATAACGCGACAAAACCATAAGCAAAACCGACAACGCCGTATTCCCACGGCTCCATGTACAGCGCGATGAACTTTAACGCGATATAGCCTAGCAAGCCATTGAGGAGATGCGTGATAATGATCAACGTCGATTTTCGCGCGATCATGATACGAACATAATGGTTAAATGGCTATATAAAAGGCCAAAAAGCTATCAAAAAGCATTTAACGTCGCAGTTGATGCGATTTATCACCTCTTTAGTCAGGTATCTCTGAAGGCTCTCCTTCCCGCAGTATCAGTACACTCAAGAAGATCGCCGTGAAGATCGTCTGGATCCCGATCGCCGCGAGCACCATTGCGAGCATTGCGGTGGTGATCTCCGAGAGCGATCCGAACCCCGTGCTGATCCACGTTCCTATTACCTTTAACCCGAGCGCGAATCCTATGAGCAGCAGCCCGATCCCGAGTGCAAGCTCCTTCTCCAGCGAATGGTAGTCCAGCAGCTTCTTGATCCACCCTTCCTTCTCCGCTATGCCCTGCACCGCTGCGTACGCCTTCATGATAATGCCGGTCGCCACCGTTTGGAACCCGATGATCACCAGGATGCTGCTGAAGATGAGCGAGTGCATATGCGAGGTGCCCACGTTGCCGCGGATGAGTATCGTCAGGCTCAGGAGCACACCCAGCAGGAACACCAGCGCACCCGGGAAGAAGAGGAACGGCTCAGGTCGGTAGAGCATCATGAACCTGATATGCCGCCAGCCGTCACGAATGGAATGCAGCTTCGAGGGCGCGCTACGTGGGTAATAGTTTATCGGCACTTCCGCGATCCTTAGTCTCTGCTTCGCCGCCTCCACCACCATCTCGGATGCGAACTCCATACCGCCTGTTCGCAACGCCATGCGCTCGTACGCAGCTCGGGTGAACGATCGCATCCCGCAGTGCGCATCCGAGATCTTGATCCTGAAGAGCCGGTTCAGAATCTTCGTTAAGAACGGATTGCCGATGTACTGATGCAGCCGCGGCATCGCGCCCTTCATAATAATGCCGCCGAAGCGATTGCCCATCACCAGGTCTGCCTTACCTTCTAGCAGCGGCTGTAAAAACTTCTGAATTTCTGAGAAATCGTAGGTGCCGTCTGCATCCCCGATAACGATATACTCTCCTGTAGCATGCGCGAGCCCCGCGCGGTACGCGTTCCCGTACCCGCGCTGCTCAGGCGTGATTACGATCGCGCCCAGCGCTCGCGCGATCTCCGGCGTTCGATCACTAGAATTATCCGCTATAATGATCTCGCCATCGATGTGCTGCTCCGTAAATACCCGCTTCACTTTCTCGATACAGGCGCCGATCGTGCCTTCCTCGTCCAGCGAGGGCATAACCACTGATACGTCCGGCATCTCTCGTTCTACGCTCAC
This portion of the Methanomicrobia archaeon genome encodes:
- a CDS encoding flippase, with product MIARKSTLIIITHLLNGLLGYIALKFIALYMEPWEYGVVGFAYGFVALFSFLSDLGFNAAHIKRVSEGRDLETCIATFAVTKLALAGLMASVVIGSLAVWKYVVGNSFETPYHESAVYILLASFLLLGVTRTMIFTFNARQEIAKSQLPHFVATLARVVATIVVAYLGWGALALAYTYLFGELFQFSLALFFFRNYSFGRPSADYFRDYLRFARPMALASAAYIIMTSMDKVFIQFFWGATQVGEYFAVFNLSHFVLLFVYAVGTLLFPAISEYHAINNIEGVRKLFLQSERYLSMIVFPLVVLLAALAEPVIHILISDQYLPAVQVLRILPFFVVLETLSLPYVSNLQGMNEPQKVRNRVIIMLILNITLNLVLIPQELEIIGLQCAGLGALGAAIATVVAYFVGLIYIKQVALKLIGIKGSGRIMWHVIAAALMGAIVLYTNNIMAIGRWYELLGIVVGGLLLYFVLLVVFREFTREDLDFFLYTLNIRELFRYLNEELRGR
- a CDS encoding glycosyltransferase, giving the protein MPDVSVVMPSLDEEGTIGACIEKVKRVFTEQHIDGEIIIADNSSDRTPEIARALGAIVITPEQRGYGNAYRAGLAHATGEYIVIGDADGTYDFSEIQKFLQPLLEGKADLVMGNRFGGIIMKGAMPRLHQYIGNPFLTKILNRLFRIKISDAHCGMRSFTRAAYERMALRTGGMEFASEMVVEAAKQRLRIAEVPINYYPRSAPSKLHSIRDGWRHIRFMMLYRPEPFLFFPGALVFLLGVLLSLTILIRGNVGTSHMHSLIFSSILVIIGFQTVATGIIMKAYAAVQGIAEKEGWIKKLLDYHSLEKELALGIGLLLIGFALGLKVIGTWISTGFGSLSEITTAMLAMVLAAIGIQTIFTAIFLSVLILREGEPSEIPD